One segment of Solanum lycopersicum chromosome 1, SLM_r2.1 DNA contains the following:
- the LOC101244719 gene encoding probable protein phosphatase 2C 63: protein MMMRSCYRPLERCFERINGDGLLWHMDLKPHASGDFSIAVVQANSSLEDQSQVFTSPSATYVGVYDGHGGPEASRFVNRHLFSYLHKFSKEQGGLSSDVIKSAFHATEEDFIQLVKRSLPAMPKIASVGSCCLVGAISEGELYVANLGDSRAVLGRRGFDAEKNSVVAERLSTDHNVSCEEVRKEVESLHPDDQDIVVHIRGVWRIKGIIQVSRSIGDAYLKKPEFNRDPIFQRYGNFVPLKRPVLTAEPSIVTRSIRPHDLFLIFASDGLWEQLSDQSAVEMVFKNPRAGIAKRLVRAALQEAAKKREMRYKDILKIEKGIRRYFHDDITVIVIYLDHQKESFHSKGTLGSITAPVDIFSFNSDDAEENQVIEAF, encoded by the exons ATGATGATGCGATCGTGTTATAGGCCATTGGAGAGGTGTTTTGAGAGGATAAACGGAGATGGTCTTTTATGGCATATGGACTTAAAGCCACATGCTTCCGGCGACTTCTCTATCGCCGTCGTTCAAGCTAATTCTTCTCTTGAAGACCAAAGTCAAGTATTTACTTCTCCTTCTGCTACCTATGTTGGTGTTTATGATGGACATGGTGGACCTGAAGCCTCCCGTTTTGTCAACAGACACCTCTTTTCGTATTTGCATA AGTTTTCGAAAGAGCAAGGGGGTTTGTCGTCTGATGTTATAAAGAGTGCATTTCATGCTACAGAAGAGGATTTTATTCAATTGGTGAAGAGATCATTACCTGCAATGCCAAAAATTGCCTCTGTTGGATCATGTTGTTTGGTTGGTGCAATTTCTGAGGGTGAATTGTATGTGGCTAATTTAGGAGATTCTAGGGCAGTTCTAGGACGCAGAGGTTTTGATGCGGAAAAAAATTCTGTGGTTGCAGAAAGGTTATCAACTGATCACAATGTTTCATGTGAGGAAGTGCGGAAAGAAGTTGAATCACTTCATCCTGATGATCAGGATATAGTGGTACATATTCGAGGTGTTTGGAGAATTAAAGGCATAATTCAG GTCTCAAGATCTATTGGGGATGCCTACTTGAAGAAACCTGAATTTAACAGGGATCCTATCTTCCAACGATATGGGAATTTTGTACCTCTGAAGCGGCCTGTATTGACAGCAGAACCTTCAATTGTTACAAGAAGTATTAGGCCTCATGACTTATTCCTTATTTTTGCTTCTGATGGCCTCTGGGAACAATTAAGTGATCAATCAGCTGTGGAGATGGTATTTAAAAACCCAAGAGCT GGAATAGCTAAGAGACTGGTGCGAGCAGCCCTTCAGGAGGCTGCCAAGAAGAGGGAGATGAGGTACAAGGACATCCTGAAGATAGAAAAGGGGATTAGGCGCTATTTCCATGATGATATAACAGTTATTGTGATCTATCTTGATCACCAGAAAGAATCATTCCATTCCAAAGGCACTCTTGGCTCCATCACTGCACCTGTAGacattttctcatttaattcAGATGATGCTGAGGAGAACCAAGTGATTGAAGCCTTTTGA
- the LOC101245805 gene encoding classical arabinogalactan protein 9 gives MDGKNALWIGFLCIIVAGVGGQAPATSPTTSPAPPTSTTPTPTGSPLPATSSPPPAVSSPPPSVSSPPASSPLPSASPPPPVSAPPPATPPPVSAPPPATPPPVSTPPPSPPPPAAAPAPVATPPASAPAPTPTTKVATSPAPSPVGLLSPPAPPLGAPSPSGFSGLSPAPSAPDQSGVEGNMRFSNMIMGSLVFGWGLLCLLI, from the exons ATGGATGGGAAAAATGCTCTTTGGATCGGATTTCTCTGCATTATCGTCGCCGGTGTAGGGGGTCAAGCTCCTGCCACGTCACCCACTACTAGCCCCGCACCACCAACATCCACTACCCCTACACCTACCGGTTCTCCACTTCCGGCTACTTCATCTCCACCTCCTGCAGTAAGTTCACCTCCTCCATCTGTATCTTCTCCACCGGCTTCTTCACCACTACCTTCCGCTTCTCCTCCTCCACCAGTGAGCGCTCCACCACCAGCTACTCCTCCACCAGTGAGTGCTCCACCACCAGCTACTCCTCCACCTGTGAGCACTCCACCTCCATCTCCTCCTCCACCGGCAGCGGCACCTGCACCGGTTGCAACTCCACCTGCTTCAGCTCCGGCTCCTACTCCGACTACAAAAGTAGCCACATCTCCAGCTCCTTCGCCGGTTGGTTTGTTGAGTCCTCCTGCACCACCTCTGGGTGCTCCGTCACCGAGTGGTTTCTCAGGTTTATCTCCTGCTCCATCAGCCCCTGATCAG AGTGGAGTGGAGGGCAATATGAGATTTTCAAATATGATTATGGGAAGTTTGGTGTTTGGATGGGGTCTCCTCTGCTTGCTGATTTAG
- the LOC101245210 gene encoding pentatricopeptide repeat-containing protein At5g02860, with amino-acid sequence MADKLGLPLLLPNPPPSKSIFQDFTVSSTPFLNDFFHNQNPSTSPNFPSTSTQSPQIPQSINFPSPIPRTRRRIIGKDNDSNRGKPWNPHRLSPQGEKILQTLISPEFQSDSMHQILLSLYTVHRLESSELDTESLSFDILGIIKGLGYYKKIDLALNVFEWVRNRPDSGVLLNGSVIAVVISMLGKEGRVSVASSLLHNLHKDGFGIDVYAYTSLITVFARNGRYRDAVMVYKKMEEEGCQPTLITYNVILNVYGKMGMPWSRISAVFEAMKNSGVVPDAYTYNTLITCCRRGSLHEEARQIFEEMKLGGFLPDKVTYNALLDVYGRSRRPKEAMEVLREMEVHGFSPSIVTYNSLVSAYARDGLMEEAMELKAKMIDKGIKPDVFTYTTLFSGFEKAGKDESAMRIFEEMTSAGCKPNICTFNALIKMYGNRGKFTEMMKVFDDIRTFGCSPDIVTWNTLLAVFGQNGMDSEVTGVFKEMKRAGFVAERDTFNTLIGAYSRCGAFDQAMVIYRRMLDAGVTPDLSTYNAVLAALARGGLWEQSEKVLAEMKDGRCKPNELTYSSLLHAYANGKEIDRIHSLAEEIYSSVIQPHVVLLKTLVLVYSKSDLLVETERAFFELRSRGFSPDITTLNAMLSIYGRKQMVTKAAEIMNFMNDAGFTPSLTTYNSLMYMYSRSSNYEKSEQLLMEIIAKGVRPDVISYNTVIYAYCRNGRMRDASRIFTEMKESGIVPDVITYNTFVSRYAADAMFIDAIEVVRYMIKQGCKPNDSTYNSIIDSYCKLNRRDEALAFINNLRKLNPHVSKEEETRLSARLMKK; translated from the coding sequence ATGGCGGACAAATTAGGTCTTCCTCTTCTACTACCAAACCCTCCACCTTCAAAATCCATCTTTCAAGACTTCACTGTTTCTTCCACTCCATTCTTAAATGACTTCTTTCACAATCAAAATCCCAGCACTTCTCCTAACTTCCCTTCTACTTCTACCCAATCACCTCAAATCCCTCAATCCATTAATTTTCCTTCTCCAATCCCCAGAACACGACGGCGTATTATTGGCAAGGACAATGATTCCAACAGAGGCAAACCATGGAATCCTCATCGACTTTCCCCTCAAGGTGAGAAAATTCTCCAAACCCTTATAAGCCCGGAATTCCAAAGCGATAGTATGCACCAAATTTTGCTTAGTTTGTATACTGTGCATCGTTTGGAAAGTTCTGAATTGGATACAGAGTCtttgagttttgatattttgggcATTATTAAGGGTTTAGggtattataaaaaaattgacttggCGCTGAATGTGTTTGAATGGGTGAGGAATCGACCTGATTCTGGGGTTCTGTTAAATGGTTCTGTAATTGCTGTGGTTATAAGTATGCTTGGCAAAGAGGGGCGGGTTTCGGTGGCTTCATCTTTGCTACACAATCTGCATAAAGATGGTTTTGgtattgatgtttatgcatataCTTCTTTAATTACTGTATTTGCGCGTAATGGGAGGTATAGGGACGCAGTTATGGTTTACAAGAAAATGGAGGAGGAAGGGTGCCAACCTACTTTAATCACTTACAATGTGATTTTGAATGTTTATGGGAAAATGGGGATGCCTTGGAGTAGAATTTCGGCTGTGTTTGAAGCTATGAAGAACTCTGGAGTTGTTCCTGATGCTTATACCTATAATACTCTTATTACTTGTTGTCGTCGGGGATCATTGCATGAGGAAGCGAGGCAGATTTTTGAGGAAATGAAACTAGGAGGTTTTCTGCCTGATAAGGTTACATACAATGCGTTGTTAGATGTGTATGGGAGGTCTAGGAGGCCAAAAGAAGCCATGGAGGTTTTACGAGAGATGGAGGTGCATGGGTTTTCGCCCAGCATTGTGACTTACAATTCTTTGGTATCTGCCTATGCTAGGGATGGTCTGATGGAGGAAGCAATGGAGCTGAAAGCCAAGATGATAGATAAAGGGATTAAGCCTGATGTCTTCACATATACCACCTTATTCTCCGGATTTGAGAAGGCTGGGAAGGATGAATCTGCAATGAGAATATTTGAGGAGATGACAAGTGCAGGGTGTAAACCAAACATCTGCACTTTCAATGCTCTTATTAAGATGTATGGAAACAGGGGAAAATTCACCGAAATGATGAAGGTTTTTGATGATATCAGGACGTTTGGTTGTTCCCCAGATATTGTCACTTGGAATACGCTCCTAGCCGTATTTGGACAGAATGGAATGGATTCAGAAGTCACTGGAGTGTTCAAAGAAATGAAGCGAGCAGGGTTTGTAGCTGAGCGGGACACCTTCAACACCTTAATTGGTGCTTACAGTCGTTGTGGAGCTTTTGATCAAGCTATGGTCATTTACAGGAGAATGTTAGATGCAGGAGTCACTCCCGATCTCTCCACCTATAATGCTGTTCTAGCAGCATTGGCTCGGGGAGGGTTATGGGAACAGTCTGAAAAAGTACTTGCAGAAATGAAAGATGGTCGTTGTAAACCCAATGAGCTAACGTACAGTTCCTTACTTCATGCGTATGCTAATGGGAAAGAGATTGACAGAATTCATTCTCTTGCAGAAGAAATATACTCTTCTGTAATCCAACCTCATGTTGTGCTTCTGAAGACCCTTGTATTAGTTTATAGCAAAAGCGATCTTTTAGTGGAGACTGAACGAGCTTTTTTTGAGTTACGAAGTAGAGGTTTCTCGCCAGACATCACCACCTTAAATGCCATGCTTTCTATATATGGTCGGAAGCAAATGGTTACAAAGGCAGCTGAGATCATGAACTTCATGAATGATGCTGGTTTCACTCCTAGCTTGACTACATATAACAGTTTGATGTATATGTACAGCCGGTCTAGCAATTACGAGAAATCAGAGCAACTGCTAATGGAAATTATAGCAAAAGGAGTCCGGCCTGATGTTATTTCATACAACACAGTAATATATGCTTATTGTAGAAACGGGCGGATGAGAGATGCCTCACGAATCTTTACAGAAATGAAGGAATCTGGAATTGTTCCTGATGTGATCACATATAATACCTTCGTTTCAAGGTATGCAGCTGATGCAATGTTTATTGATGCCATTGAAGTGGTTCGCTACATGATCAAACAAGGTTGTAAGCCGAATGATAGCACATATAACtccattatagactcatattgTAAACTCAACCGGAGAGATGAAGCTCTGGCTTTTATTAACAACCTCCGTAAGCTTAATCCTCACGTCTCTAAGGAAGAAGAGACTAGATTATCAGCCAGATTGATgaagaaatga
- the LOC101245505 gene encoding SWIB_MDM2 domain protein precursor — MAVSLGLFSVFSTGVTASFAKSDSFSSVRLASPLAAHHVNNLRTVRTVTFATASKPVAEPKKREPRGIMKPRRVSPEMQAFLGGMSEVPRTQALKLIWAHIKANDLQDPQNKKVIICDEKLKTIFGGKERVGFLEIAGLISPHFLK; from the exons ATGGCGGTGTCCTTGGGGTTATTCTCGGTATTCTCAACCGGCGTGACGGCGTCGTTTGCGAAGTCAGATTCCTTCTCCTCCGTTAGGCTCGCTTCTCCGCTTGCAGCTCATCATGTTAATAACCTGCGCACTGTGCGGACGGTCACTTTCGCGACGGCTTCTAAGCCGGTTGCTGAGCCGAAGAAGCGTGAACCTAGGGGTATTATGAAGCCGCGTAGAGTATCGCCGGAAATGCAGGCTTTTCTTGGTGGCATGTCTGAAGTTCCTCGAACTCAAGCCCTCAAGTTGATTTGGGCACACATCAAAGCGAACGACCTTCAG GATCCTCAAAACAAGAAGGtgataatttgtgatgagaaattgaagacAATTTTTGGAGGAAAGGAACGTGTTGGGTTCCTTGAGATTGCTGGATTGATTAGTCCTCACTTTCTCAAATGA